The DNA region CGATAACAGATGGGTGGACACCGCTGTCGATCAGGTGTTCTGCCTGCTCCATAAACGAACCGACCATCACAACTGCGGTCGTAGTGCCGTCGCCGCATTCATTGTCCTGGGTTTCAGCTACTTCGACGACAAGTTTTGCACCCGGGTGTTCAACATGGATCTGGTGCAGGATTGTTGCTCCGTCGTTGGTGATGACGATATCGTCGCTACCCTGGGTAACCATCATCTTGTCCATACCGCGGGGGCCAAGAGTTGTTCTCACTGTATTGCCAAGGACCTTTGCTGCCATGATATTGGAGCGGAGTGCTTCCTGTCCCGGAACGCGTTCTACGTTATTACGTAAAATGACGACCTGCTGACCTGAGTTGTTTGCCATAATCGTTATTCTCCTGTACTAATATGTTAAAAAAGTGGATTGGACTTCTATATAAATATGTTGTATTGGTTATTGACTCTTCAGTCGATACGTTTAATTGTAAACAGCGAGTAGACCGGAACGCCCTCTATTTCCTTGACACCGCGCTTATCAAAGATTACACAGATGCCAACCGGGGTGGCTTTGTGGCGGCGCAGATAATTTACGATCTCTGTAAGAGTGTTGCCGGTTGTGATGCAGTCGTCCACAATTAAACAGCGTTTTTGGGAGACTTTGCTGAAGTTTCCGGATATCGATCCGATTTTTCCTTCCGGATTGTGTTTTGAAGGATGGTATATGGCGAGATTGAGTCCGTCTTCTGCGGCGATCATCGTTGCGAGAGGTACACCCGATACGGATATTCCGATAACGGCGTCGACTCCCTCCTCCTCTTCGTTTGCTGCCTCAAAATGGGCCAGCATCATGGATGAGATTCCACCAAGGAGTGTGGTGTTCGAACTGACGTTCGTCCAGTCGATATGTACATCTTTCGGTGCCGCGATCCCGGCCTTTCCCTGCGTCAGAAGCCAGGTGACCGTATCGACCGAGAGGCTGAGTTCATCAGCGATCTGACCGGATGAGTGGCCTTCAGCATGAAGGTCTTTTGCTTTTGCCATGAGCTCTTCTAAGGAAGACATATGAGAAGTAATCGCTTTTTCCGCATATATGCTTTTGTGAAACTTCTGCTGAAAAGCAGGTTCTTCCGGCAGAAAAGATGGGAAACCTACTAAAAGTGAAAAGTTCAATCTTTCACATAGATATGTCGGCAAAATATGTGACTGAATCATTTCAGAAGAAAGTCATGCCATATCTCACCACGTTCAACGATGCTGAAAAAAAGCAGTTCTACCTTGATGCAGATGCGGCCGTACAGGAACTTGTTTCAATGGGGAAAGACCCCAAGCAGGTTCTCTGGGTCATGCAGAGTATAGGTCTGTACCTCTATGGAAATTCCGGGAAAAATTTCTATGTCGATTACCAGAAGATCGTTCTCTCGGACACCTGTGTTCTCTGGTCGATGCAGCCGCCCGGCGGAGGATGTATCCACCTTTTCCAGACTGAAGAAGGAAAACTGCTCATCGATGCCGGATACGGGGTCAATTATGCTGACTGGGTACAGACGCTCGGCGATTTTGGTCTCGGCGATTTTTCCGATGTAAAACATGTTCTCTGTACTCACGGGGATGCCGATCATGTTGGAATAACCGGATTGCTGCCCGTTCCGCCGTTTGTTCATCCGATCACGAAAGAGCTTCTGGAAAACGGCTCCCGCTCCTTTTCCTCCACGAATGATCTTCTGCTGTTGGAGCATGTCTATACAACTACGGTGAACACTTTTTCCCAACTGGCATACCCGAAAGAGTATATCCTTTCCAAAACCGAGCCGCTGAAGATGCGGGGGATCTTTCCGGTCATCGACATAATCACGTTTGCCGGACTTACCTTCGAGGTCTGGCAAAGTCTCGGCGGTCATCTTGCCGGTCAGCTCTTCTTCTACGAACCAACACAAGGTCTGCTCTTTACGAGCGATGCCATTCTGAACTTTGCCTCGCTCTCCCCCTGGCGTTTGATCTATGGGTCGATCCCGGATTACCTTATCAATTCCGTCAATATCAACAGTGAGATCGGACGAAAGGAAAGGACCGAACTAACGAGACTAGCTGTTGAGCTCGATGCCGAACTAAGGAAAAATGGGAAGTGTCTCAGATTATGCTGCGGTCACGGGGCAGTTTCAGTCATTGACGAGAAGGGAAACCTCAGCATACTCGATCCGGTGATCCATTATTCCAGAAGAAAATACACTGAGGGACTGCACAACCTTGCTGCTAAAATATCCTGGTTTATCAGAAGACGGCTGATCTGAAATATTCGTTACCGTCGTTTTCCTTTTTCCGTCCCGCGCCGGATCGGAGCAGAACCGCAGATAGGACAGTCTTCCTCATCTGCCGGAATCTCTGCTCCGCATCCCGAACATATTTTTTTCCAGACCTTTTTCTTGGCATTTCTCTGCAGAATACCTTTGGTTGATATTTTCAGATGCCGGCAGACATTTTGTACGGCAAAATCATCGGAAATCACCGTGCCATCCAGTGTCAGGCCGAGAGCGATGACCGAAATATCCGTATCTGAGAGAACTCTTGCATCCCCGCTTTTGAGTGCCGCGTTTGTCGCTGCAAATATGTGTTCCGCTTCCGGCTCGGTCGTTACGAGTCCTTTCTCCGTAAGGATCTCAAACCGCATCTTAGATGCCAGATCCTTAAGTTCGCTGACAACCTCGGGAGTGGTAAAAAGCTCTCCGTCAAGCGTATAATCGCCGAAAAAATAGGATGAATCCAGAATATATTTCATTTACGTATGGCGTCTGCTATGACACCCGATGCCGTGATCCTGCTTGAGGCACGCTCGATCGTGTCCGAGGATGCAATGTCGGCAAGGCCGGCCTGCATAAGTTTGATGTATCCGCCGGAAGCAAAAACGCCGTGAACACCCGCGGCCCGGAC from Methanocorpusculum labreanum Z includes:
- a CDS encoding orotate phosphoribosyltransferase-like protein, with product MSSLEELMAKAKDLHAEGHSSGQIADELSLSVDTVTWLLTQGKAGIAAPKDVHIDWTNVSSNTTLLGGISSMMLAHFEAANEEEEGVDAVIGISVSGVPLATMIAAEDGLNLAIYHPSKHNPEGKIGSISGNFSKVSQKRCLIVDDCITTGNTLTEIVNYLRRHKATPVGICVIFDKRGVKEIEGVPVYSLFTIKRID
- a CDS encoding MBL fold metallo-hydrolase, yielding MPYLTTFNDAEKKQFYLDADAAVQELVSMGKDPKQVLWVMQSIGLYLYGNSGKNFYVDYQKIVLSDTCVLWSMQPPGGGCIHLFQTEEGKLLIDAGYGVNYADWVQTLGDFGLGDFSDVKHVLCTHGDADHVGITGLLPVPPFVHPITKELLENGSRSFSSTNDLLLLEHVYTTTVNTFSQLAYPKEYILSKTEPLKMRGIFPVIDIITFAGLTFEVWQSLGGHLAGQLFFYEPTQGLLFTSDAILNFASLSPWRLIYGSIPDYLINSVNINSEIGRKERTELTRLAVELDAELRKNGKCLRLCCGHGAVSVIDEKGNLSILDPVIHYSRRKYTEGLHNLAAKISWFIRRRLI
- a CDS encoding NOB1 family endonuclease; its protein translation is MKYILDSSYFFGDYTLDGELFTTPEVVSELKDLASKMRFEILTEKGLVTTEPEAEHIFAATNAALKSGDARVLSDTDISVIALGLTLDGTVISDDFAVQNVCRHLKISTKGILQRNAKKKVWKKICSGCGAEIPADEEDCPICGSAPIRRGTEKGKRR